One Branchiostoma floridae strain S238N-H82 chromosome 15, Bfl_VNyyK, whole genome shotgun sequence DNA window includes the following coding sequences:
- the LOC118431430 gene encoding ganglioside-induced differentiation-associated protein 1-like, which yields MAAPSGSQSSSDDLLLYHCDGSFFSMKVRLALAVKGLSFKKRTVFFPIQENFEPWYMRLDPAGLVPLLVHNGKVISESTRIVDYVDTVFHDRGPRLAPPVDTDLGRRVRHFRDLLDGLPVELYSYGTIYHPDLAKDSSLPEILRRKARKFLSPSTAQRLHDLAAMHPDLAEAYTRKANKVAERTRDREDRGLIEKLLDELEVALDEVEKQLGERKKEKDASGQQQWLCGESFTAADVMLSCLVHRLKWVGLSHRSTLKRPLLDAYYLQAQKFPPFKAEVMYTTSVPYMFVRNLPGLIRKTAGPKLVVWAAMIVTVAAVSAVALKY from the exons ATGGCTGCTCCGTCAGGCTCGCAGAGCAGCAGCGATGACCTGCTTCTCTACCACTGCGATGGGTCTTTCTTTTCCATGAAG GTCCGCTTAGCCCTGGCTGTGAAGGGACTCTCCTTCAAGAAACGAACGGTTTTCTTCCCCATACAAGAGAACTTCGAGCCGTGGTACATGCGTCTGGACCCAGCCGGCTTGGTCCCGTTACTTGTACACAACGGCAAAGTTATCAGCGAGTCTACACGGATTGTAGACTACGTGGATACTGTGTTTCACGACAGGG GACCTCGGCTTGCTCCCCCCGTGGACACGGACCTCGGTCGTCGTGTACGTCACTTCCGGGACCTGTTGGACGGCCTTCCGGTGGAGCTGTATAGCTACGGGACAATCTACCATCCCGACCTGGCTAAAGATTCTTCGCTTCCCGAGATATTGCGCAGGAAAGCTCGCAAATTTC TCAGCCCATCCACCGCCCAGCGCCTACACGACCTGGCTGCCATGCACCCTGACCTGGCGGAGGCGTACACCAGGAAGGCTAACAAGGTCGCAGAGAGAACCCGGGACCGGGAGGACCGAGGACTCATCGAGAAACTCCTAGACGAGCTGGAGGTGGCCTTGGATGAAGTGGAGAAGCAGCTGGGAGAAAGGAAAAAGGAAAAGGATG CTTCAGGACAACAGCAGTGGCTGTGTGGCGAGTCCTTCACAGCCGCTGACGTCATGCTGTCCTGTCTCGTCCACCGACTCAAGTGGGTGGGGCTGTCCCACCGGTCCACACTGAAGCGCCCCCTGTTGGATGCCTACTACCTGCAGGCCCAGAAGTTTCCCCCGTTTAAGGCCGAAGTGATGTACACGACTAGCGTGCCGTACATGTTCGTGCGGAACCTCCCCGGGTTGATTCGCAAGACAGCGGGCCCAAAGCTCGTGGTGTGGGCGGCTATGATAGTTACAGTAGCTGCGGTTTCTGCTGTGGCGCTCAAATATTAG
- the LOC118431381 gene encoding uncharacterized protein LOC118431381, with translation MASESRPPLAALRKKTHEHIANSRERHHPDYGRALTLNLLEEQKLRTTVALLDRQKTAEISKFRLEHRAFLSRAKSATEQLSRESLGESRGIRRPWSEFGMARVQFQSAEARLVHGGSSTKAGRKPEGYRSPVEDKSRLRLKGHGFYTHCHHCAKRYIRSTVAGPGRPRSDCEHDDNMYMSSRSVTPEKQEEEQITDKDRQARNTNPGFTVARGQAAFKRPLQNAKKLSCPTTAATDTAVITLPVVKPPRPSPGDSSGRRRSSTSKPSMLKHVQDPSKPQFTLNVENVTTPDDYATKNQDKIATGINGRNDTSAPSGQHQNDSSVVMEYVTKSLPTSPRGRWLWAFRAFVNGNKSRQRPEIPGNQDTPTTKNVAKPKKGAKKNKRKGKNAKSKDKIAKTGDKTGRDKNGEKSRKQAGSFGHDTEAHKTLCLRSIFPVPAKARWLWAMRAVLRAKNKRQRKDSQKPITEERNAVIKTARTENSLPCSPKERWFWAMTVIISHRKVQSRPKEHLQTATDERAEINPKDTQQNTSTAKGRWLWAMKTVLKQTARRRHDVAGSPTKPNSVSVKRESDENAGLPSSLKQQWKWAMRAVLKNKDKFEKQEQPSLDEKHVKKTSKVASFSKTKTAKTETVTSSPVTQKRGRRNSTAVNSFLGAVSYKQLQTSGIFGKSGSKTRSGRHRSLKFDPLTLLKQTKEQEEQKESYEDMMEKFKKLRNCRYLRWRRGQDPYLNDSFDMVPQTGILTLPLPNQFTTVTRNKLVRKPSFRQAHRSTSFFSTSVVAVTAVSARK, from the exons ATGGCGTCGGAAAGCAGACCGCCTCTGGCAGCGTTGCGGAAGAAAACTCACGAGCATATCGCCAACTCTCGCGAACGTCACCACCCAGACTACGGCCGGGCGCTGACGCTCAACCTGCTGGAGGAACAGAAGCTGCGCACTACTGTGGCTTTACTGGACAGGCAGAAAACAGCAGAAATCAGCAAGTTTCGTCTGGAGCACAGAGCGTTTCTCAGCAGGGCAAAATCTGCGACAGAGCAG CTTAGTCGAGAGAGTCTGGGCGAATCTCGCGGCATCCGGAGACCGTGGTCTGAGTTCGGGATGGCGCGGGTGCAGTTCCAGAGCGCGGAGGCACGACTCGTGCACGGCGGCAGCAGCACCAAGGCCGGCCGCAAACCCGAGGGGTACCGGTCTCCTGTCGAGGACAAGAGTAGACTGCGGCTCAAAGGACACGGGTTCTACACCCACTGCCACCACTGCGCCAAGCGGTACATCAGGAGTACGGTGGCTGGTCCGGGCCGGCCCAGGAGTGACTGTGAGCATGatgataacatgtacatgtcatctcGTAGTGTGACACCGGAGAAACAGGAGGAGGAGCAGATAACAGATAAAG ATCGCCAGGCTAGAAACACAAACCCAGGGTTTACCGTAGCTCGAGGGCAGGCAGCCTTTAAACGACCGCTTCAAAACGCAAAGAAACTGTCTTGCCCAACAACCGCAGCTACAGACACCGCAGTCATCACCTTACCAGTGGTAAAACCTCCAAGGCCATCTCCAGGGGACAGTTCTGGTAGGAGGAGGTCTAGTACCAGCAAACCAAGCATGTTAAAACATGTACAGGACCCATCCAAGCCGCAATTCACTTTAAATGTAGAAAACGTCACAACACCTGACGATTATGCAACTAAGAACCAGGATAAGATCGCGACTGGGATCAACGGCAGGAACGACACTAGCGCACCAAGCGGACAACATCAGAACGACAGTTCGGTTGTCATGGAATACGTTACCAAGTCGCTACCAACATCACCCAGGGGACGTTGGCTCTGGGCATTCAGAGCTTTCGTCAATGGTAACAAATCACGACAAAGACCGGAGATACCCGGTAACCAAGACACCCCGACCACGAAAAACGTTGCCAAACCGAAGAAAGGGGCaaagaagaataaaagaaagGGTAAAAATGCAAAGTCTAAAGACAAAATCGCAAAGACCGGTGACAAAACGGGTAGAGACAAAAATGGAGAAAAGTCTAGAAAGCAGGCGGGAAGTTTTGGACACGACACTGAAGCCCACAAAACGCTTTGTCTTAGAAGCATTTTTCCGGTGCCTGCAAAGGCCCGGTGGTTGTGGGCAATGCGCGCAGTTCTGAGAGCTAAGAATAAAAGACAAAGGAAAGACTCACAGAAGCCAATCACAGAAGAAAGGAACGCAGTTATCAAAACTGCCAGAACTGAAAATTCACTGCCATGTTCACCAAAAGAACGCTGGTTTTGGGCGATGACGGTCATCATTAGCCACAGAAAAGTTCAGAGCAGACCAAAGGAACATTTGCAAACTGCGACCGATGAAAGAGCTGAGATAAACCCCAAAGATACCCAACAGAATACGTCAACTGCCAAAGGCCGTTGGTTGTGGGCAATGAAAACAGTACTCAAGCAAACCGCTAGGCGTCGCCACGATGTCGCTGGATCACCCACGAAACCTAATAGCGTTAGCGTTAAGAGAGAAAGCGATGAAAATGCCGGACTGCCTTCTTCTCTCAAACAGCAGTGGAAATGGGCCATGCGAGCGGTCTTGAAAAATAAAGACAAGTTTGAGAAACAAGAACAGCCCTCACTAGACGAAAAACACGTGAAGAAAACAAGCAAAGTCGCGTCTTTTTCCAAAACTAAGACGGCTAAGACAGAGACAGTAACGTCAAGCCCTGTCACCCAAAAGAGAGGCAGAAGAAACAGTACTGCAGTTAACTCCTTTCTTGGTGCAGTGTCGTACAAACAACTGCAGACGTCCGGCATTTTCGGCAAATCTGGGAGTAAAACTAGAAGCGGGCGCCACCGTTCGCTCAAGTTTGACCCCCTCACCCTTCTCAAACAGACAAAGGAGCAAGAAGAACAGAAAGAATCCTATGAGGACATGATGGAGAAGTTTAAGAAGCTTCGAAACTGTCGTTACCTGAGGTGGCGGCGAGGGCAGGATCCTTATCTGAACGACAGCTTCGACATGGTGCCACAGACAGGCATCCTGACACTGCCGCTGCCAAACCAGTTTACTACAGTAACTAGAAACAAGCTCGTCAGAAAACCGTCGTTCAGGCAGGCTCACAGGTCGACGTCCTTTTTTAGCACCAGTGTTGTAGCAGTAACAGCGGTGTCCGCGCGAAAGTAA
- the LOC118431429 gene encoding ganglioside-induced differentiation-associated protein 1-like, translating into MAAPSGSQSSSDDLLLYHCDSSFFSMKVRLALAVKGLSYKKRTVLFPIQENFEPWYMRLDPAGLVPLLVHDGKVISESTRIVDYVDTVFHDRGPRLAPPVDTDLGRRVRHFRDLLDGLPVELYTYGTVYHPDLAKDSSFPGILRRKARTALGPSTAQRLHDMAAMHPDLAEAYTRKANKVAERTREREDRGLIEKLLNELEVVLDEVEKELGERKKEKDASGQQQWLCGESFTAADVMLSCLLHRLKFVGLSHRSTQKRPLLAAYYLQSQKFPPFKAEVMYTTNMPYVFVRNLPGLIRKTAGPKLVVWAAMIVAVAAVATVALKY; encoded by the exons ATGGCTGCTCCGTCAGGCTCACAGAGCAGCAGCGATGACCTGCTTCTCTACCACTGCGATTCGTCCTTCTTTTCCATGAAG GTACGCTTAGCCCTTGCTGTGAAGGGGCTGTCCTACAAGAAACGAACGGTTTTGTTCCCCATACAAGAGAACTTCGAGCCGTGGTACATGCGTCTGGACCCAGCCGGCTTGGTCCCGTTACTTGTACACGACGGCAAAGTCATCAGCGAGTCTACACGGATTGTAGACTACGTGGATACAGTGTTTCATGATAGGG GACCTCGGCTCGCTCCTCCTGTGGACACGGACCTCGGTCGTCGGGTACGTCACTTCCGGGACCTGTTAGACGGCCTTCCGGTGGAACTGTATACCTATGGGACAGTCTACCATCCAGACCTGGCTAAAGACTCTTCGTTTCCCGGGATACTGCGCAGGAAAGCTCGCACTGCTC TCGGCCCATCCACCGCCCAGCGCCTACACGACATGGCTGCCATGCACCCTGACCTGGCGGAGGCGTACACCAGGAAGGCTAACAAGGTCGCGGAGAGAACACGGGAACGCGAAGACCGAGGCCTCATCGAAAAACTCTTAAACGAGCTGGAGGTGGTCTTGGACGAAGTGGAGAAGGAACTGGGGGAAAGGAAAAAGGAAAAGGATG CTTCGGGACAGCAGCAGTGGCTGTGTGGCGAATCCTTCACAGCCGCTGACGTCATGCTGTCCTGTCTCCTCCACCGGCTCAAGTTCGTGGGGCTGTCCCACCGGTCCACACAGAAGCGCCCCCTGTTGGCTGCCTACTACCTGCAGTCCCAGAAGTTTCCCCCGTTCAAGGCCGAAGTGATGTACACGACTAACATGCCGTATGTGTTTGTGCGGAACCTCCCCGGGTTGATTCGCAAGACAGCGGGCCCAAAGCTCGTGGTGTGGGCGGCTATGATAGTTGCAGTAGCTGCGGTCGCTACTGTGGCGCTCAAATATTAG